One window of Alphaproteobacteria bacterium genomic DNA carries:
- a CDS encoding septal ring lytic transglycosylase RlpA family protein yields MRLKTLVLIHSFLFLTACAETQFVTHMGKLWGGEPAPQNQVNPNIPYKVGKPYQIDGRWYYPQENWGYMEEGLASWYGDEFQGRSTANGETFDKYALTAAHRTLPMPSLVRVTNLDNNRSAILRVNDRGPFKKDRIIDVSHEAARVLGFDLQGTARVRVELLSEESKRLAMAHGAQFPDSNYVSSPYNNTINQVAMDRPPSESSVTGSGMPFGSGGSFGNGPIETMDLDPPNMPLMARGGGDGFAPPPAPPDDFAMQPIIAPAGATEMAPAARPPAGAMPAMPPIQQQSQNLSNSVYLQVGAFADRQNVERLASRLKNLAEVEVTPLERGGRTLYRVRLGPLDNIQQAETLQTKVGEYGIRDAKIIIP; encoded by the coding sequence ATGCGCCTTAAAACGCTTGTACTAATACATTCATTTCTATTTCTAACTGCTTGTGCGGAAACGCAATTTGTTACGCACATGGGAAAATTGTGGGGCGGCGAGCCTGCTCCGCAGAATCAAGTAAACCCCAATATTCCTTACAAGGTTGGCAAGCCCTATCAGATCGATGGGCGTTGGTACTATCCGCAGGAAAACTGGGGCTATATGGAAGAAGGTCTGGCTTCGTGGTATGGCGATGAATTTCAGGGCCGCAGCACAGCCAACGGCGAAACTTTCGATAAATATGCTTTGACGGCGGCGCACCGGACTTTGCCGATGCCCAGCCTGGTGCGGGTGACGAACCTTGATAATAACCGCAGCGCGATTTTGCGGGTCAATGACCGCGGTCCGTTTAAAAAAGACCGTATTATCGACGTTTCACACGAAGCGGCCCGGGTGCTTGGATTTGATTTGCAAGGCACTGCGCGGGTGCGCGTGGAATTGTTGAGCGAGGAAAGCAAGCGTTTGGCGATGGCTCATGGCGCGCAATTCCCGGACAGCAATTATGTCTCCAGCCCTTATAACAATACCATCAATCAAGTGGCTATGGACCGGCCTCCATCCGAAAGCAGCGTGACCGGCAGCGGCATGCCGTTTGGGTCTGGGGGATCGTTTGGCAATGGTCCTATTGAAACTATGGATTTAGATCCGCCAAATATGCCCTTGATGGCCAGGGGCGGCGGCGATGGATTTGCCCCGCCACCGGCGCCGCCAGACGATTTTGCGATGCAGCCGATTATTGCCCCGGCAGGCGCGACGGAAATGGCCCCTGCGGCACGGCCGCCAGCGGGCGCTATGCCGGCCATGCCGCCAATACAACAACAGTCTCAGAACCTGAGCAATAGCGTTTATTTACAGGTTGGTGCCTTTGCCGACCGGCAAAATGTGGAAAGACTGGCCAGCCGGTTGAAAAATCTTGCCGAAGTCGAGGTAACCCCGTTAGAAAGAGGGGGCAGAACATTATACCGTGTTCGCCTTGGTCCGCTTGATAATATTCAACAAGCGGAAACGCTGCAAACTAAGGTCGGCGAATACGGTATAAGAGATGCAAAAATAATCATACCGTAA
- a CDS encoding D-alanyl-D-alanine carboxypeptidase → MKIRCLFALLGALLIATSSFAATIETPAREAIILDAQTGTELLSKNADEKMPPSSMSKLMTAYVVFEQLKSGRFKLEDTFHISEKSWATQGSKMFVDINSDVKIEDLLRGMIIQSGNDACVALAEGVSGSEESFAIVMNETAKKLGLTNSYFVNSNGWPNPNHYMTARDLLILAQHLIKDFPEYMHYYKELDFTYHKIKQGNRNPLLYGFPGADGLKTGHTEDAGYGLVGTAIRDGRRVIMVVNGLKSMQERADESKRLMEWAFREFRNYPIVKPGQVVGEIPVWMGEKDKVSLTAKDDIFLTVANADRGNVTIKLKYNQPVTAPVMADQPIAALSVQIGAGAAKDYPLYASENVAKLGLISRITKGIGYILTGH, encoded by the coding sequence ATGAAGATTCGCTGCCTTTTTGCGCTGCTGGGCGCATTGTTGATTGCCACTAGTTCGTTTGCCGCGACAATTGAAACGCCGGCGCGGGAAGCCATTATATTGGACGCGCAAACCGGTACGGAATTATTGTCCAAAAATGCGGATGAAAAAATGCCGCCGTCATCGATGAGCAAATTGATGACCGCCTATGTGGTGTTCGAACAATTGAAAAGCGGCCGTTTTAAATTGGAAGATACGTTCCATATTTCGGAAAAATCCTGGGCTACTCAAGGATCGAAAATGTTCGTCGACATCAACAGCGATGTCAAAATCGAAGACTTGCTGCGCGGCATGATTATTCAATCCGGTAACGACGCTTGCGTGGCGTTGGCCGAAGGCGTGTCGGGCAGCGAGGAATCGTTTGCGATTGTGATGAATGAAACGGCAAAAAAACTGGGATTGACCAACAGTTATTTTGTCAATTCGAACGGCTGGCCGAATCCAAACCATTATATGACCGCGCGGGATTTATTGATTCTGGCGCAGCATTTGATCAAGGATTTTCCGGAATATATGCATTATTACAAAGAATTGGATTTCACTTATCACAAAATCAAGCAAGGCAACCGTAACCCATTGCTGTACGGTTTTCCCGGCGCGGATGGTCTGAAAACCGGACATACCGAAGATGCGGGATATGGTCTTGTCGGTACCGCGATTCGCGATGGCCGCCGCGTGATTATGGTGGTCAATGGTTTGAAATCGATGCAAGAACGCGCCGATGAATCGAAACGATTGATGGAATGGGCCTTTCGTGAATTCCGCAATTACCCAATCGTGAAACCGGGACAAGTGGTTGGTGAAATTCCGGTCTGGATGGGTGAAAAAGACAAAGTCAGCCTGACGGCCAAAGACGATATTTTCCTGACTGTGGCCAATGCCGATCGTGGGAATGTGACGATAAAACTGAAATATAACCAGCCTGTGACCGCGCCGGTTATGGCGGATCAGCCTATTGCGGCCTTATCGGTGCAAATCGGGGCTGGAGCGGCCAAAGATTATCCGCTTTATGCTTCGGAAAATGTTGCTAAACTAGGGCTTATCAGCCGGATTACAAAGGGTATCGGCTATATACTGACAGGCCATTAA
- a CDS encoding DHA2 family efflux MFS transporter permease subunit, with amino-acid sequence MESAIVKRYLPWVIAAALFMEQLDSTIVNTAVPAMAASLNVTPLSLKGVVASYILSFAVCIPLSGWMADRFGTRRIFSIAIAIFTISSMLCGLAVNVPMLVAARIAQGVGAAMMMPVGRLTIIRTFPKAELLTAMNFVIIPALIGPLLGPTVGGLIVHWLSWRDIFFVNVPIGIIAQILTYRYMPNYFGDHKPPFDFVGFILFGAGTALLSWLLEIFGEHYIEYDTLTFLFVIAVGLLAAYGWHAQNIKFPILRLSLFKVRTFRIAIIGGFITRLGVGGMPFLLPLLYQLGLGLPAWQSGLLMMPAAFAAMGMKVFSVRVLRQFGYRKVLAVNTILIGLNMCMFSLVDSTTPILGILFLSLCQGFFNSLQFSSMNSMAYADIHTKDSSMASTIASSLQQLSLSFGLATGSLVAGWFLHGLSQTNHDAVIHALHYAFLSMGCLTMVSALVFRHLHPKDGESVSRAQLQGM; translated from the coding sequence ATGGAATCCGCAATTGTAAAACGATATCTGCCCTGGGTCATCGCCGCCGCCCTTTTTATGGAACAGTTGGATTCCACTATCGTCAACACCGCCGTTCCAGCCATGGCCGCAAGTTTAAATGTTACGCCATTAAGTTTGAAAGGCGTGGTCGCCAGTTACATCCTTAGTTTCGCGGTATGCATTCCGCTCAGCGGTTGGATGGCAGACCGCTTCGGCACCCGCCGAATTTTCTCCATCGCCATTGCGATATTTACAATTTCCTCGATGCTGTGCGGGCTTGCCGTCAATGTGCCGATGCTGGTCGCCGCGCGCATTGCCCAGGGTGTTGGCGCGGCGATGATGATGCCTGTCGGCAGGCTGACTATCATTCGCACCTTTCCAAAAGCGGAATTATTGACCGCCATGAACTTCGTCATCATCCCTGCCCTGATCGGCCCATTGCTGGGGCCAACTGTTGGCGGATTGATCGTGCATTGGCTGTCCTGGCGGGATATTTTCTTTGTCAACGTGCCGATCGGCATTATCGCGCAAATCCTGACCTATCGTTATATGCCGAATTATTTTGGCGATCACAAACCGCCATTCGATTTCGTTGGGTTTATATTATTTGGCGCAGGCACGGCATTGTTATCCTGGCTGCTGGAAATTTTCGGCGAGCATTACATTGAATACGACACGCTGACTTTTCTGTTCGTGATCGCTGTTGGATTGCTCGCAGCTTATGGCTGGCACGCACAGAACATTAAATTTCCGATTTTGCGGCTGTCTTTATTCAAAGTGCGCACTTTCCGCATCGCTATTATTGGCGGTTTCATTACGCGGCTGGGCGTCGGCGGCATGCCGTTTTTATTGCCATTATTATACCAATTGGGTCTTGGCTTACCGGCCTGGCAATCCGGACTTTTAATGATGCCGGCCGCCTTTGCCGCCATGGGCATGAAGGTATTTTCAGTTCGCGTATTGCGGCAGTTTGGATATCGCAAAGTTTTAGCGGTCAATACTATATTGATCGGTTTGAATATGTGCATGTTTTCCTTGGTCGACAGCACCACGCCGATTTTGGGAATATTATTCCTAAGCCTGTGTCAGGGATTTTTCAATTCACTGCAATTTTCCAGCATGAATTCGATGGCTTATGCCGATATCCATACCAAGGATTCCAGCATGGCCAGCACCATCGCCAGCTCCTTGCAACAATTATCGCTCAGCTTTGGCCTGGCAACGGGATCGTTGGTTGCCGGATGGTTTTTGCATGGCCTTTCCCAAACCAATCATGACGCGGTGATTCACGCGCTGCATTATGCGTTTTTATCGATGGGATGTTTGACGATGGTATCGGCCTTGGTATTCCGGCATCTTCATCCGAAAGACGGCGAAAGCGTCAGCCGCGCGCAATTGCAGGGAATGTGA
- a CDS encoding dTMP kinase, which translates to MNQAHAKIGRFITLEGGEGVGKSTQARKLAASLEALGLTVIITREPGGVPEAEEIREILLSGKEDKWDPISEALLLNAARRQHVEKLIKPALAKGTWVISDRFMDSTMAYQGYVKSLGRETVQSIQNATLGDFKPDLTLIIDLPSDTTLKRVDKRKGKKDRIEAAYNKIHRILRGAFLDIAGAESDRCIVIDGTGGLDDVSTRILNAVVTRFHLHELQRKAG; encoded by the coding sequence ATGAATCAGGCGCACGCCAAAATCGGACGGTTTATCACGCTGGAGGGTGGGGAAGGCGTTGGCAAATCCACCCAGGCTAGAAAATTGGCCGCTTCGTTAGAGGCTTTGGGCCTAACTGTTATTATTACCCGCGAGCCTGGTGGCGTGCCGGAGGCCGAAGAAATCCGCGAGATTTTATTATCCGGCAAAGAGGATAAATGGGATCCGATTAGCGAAGCGTTGCTGCTGAATGCGGCGCGGCGTCAGCATGTTGAAAAATTGATTAAACCGGCACTGGCCAAAGGCACTTGGGTGATTTCCGACCGGTTTATGGATTCCACCATGGCGTATCAAGGTTATGTTAAAAGCCTGGGCCGCGAAACCGTGCAATCGATTCAAAACGCCACGCTGGGCGATTTTAAGCCGGATTTGACATTGATCATCGATTTACCGTCCGACACCACATTGAAACGCGTCGATAAACGTAAGGGCAAAAAAGATCGTATCGAGGCCGCCTACAATAAAATTCACCGCATTCTGCGTGGAGCATTTTTAGATATTGCTGGCGCGGAATCGGATCGTTGCATCGTGATTGACGGCACGGGCGGTTTGGACGATGTATCAACCCGCATTCTCAATGCGGTGGTAACCAGATTCCATTTGCATGAATTGCAACGAAAAGCGGGATAG
- a CDS encoding lytic murein transglycosylase: MKKIAALLILSFWMLLPSVCHADDSDFQVWLSNFRTQAFKQGVSAETINKHFNSIQYLPDVIAKDRNQPEFKLTFAEYKKRIISPERLQAGRAALKQNEQYLNWVQEKSGVSKSVVVALWGIETRFGNVKGGYNILSALATLSYDGRRSAYFSKEFMTALQLIDKYPYLDRPMLSSWAGAVGQCQFMPTSYWNFAIDGNNNGRVDLWEEREDVLASAANYLMKSGWKAGQPWGVAAKGAEHIDPSQTGLEVQKPIAEWLHLGVKPGKIVGMNITDPASLIMPDGPKGPAFLVFNNYRTIMSWNRSHNFALTVGSLADQIAVPGKSKQKSTPSNHKKPSVNPSTNSADYL; encoded by the coding sequence ATGAAAAAAATTGCGGCGCTTTTAATTCTGTCCTTCTGGATGCTATTGCCTTCGGTATGTCACGCCGATGACAGCGATTTTCAGGTTTGGTTAAGCAATTTCCGCACGCAAGCGTTTAAACAGGGTGTCAGCGCGGAAACCATCAATAAGCATTTCAATTCCATTCAATATCTGCCGGATGTCATTGCCAAGGACCGCAATCAGCCGGAATTCAAATTGACCTTCGCCGAATACAAAAAACGCATTATCAGCCCGGAACGGTTGCAAGCCGGCCGCGCGGCATTGAAACAAAACGAACAATATCTGAACTGGGTTCAGGAAAAATCCGGCGTATCGAAATCCGTCGTGGTGGCGCTATGGGGTATAGAAACACGATTCGGCAATGTGAAGGGCGGTTATAATATTCTCAGCGCCCTGGCGACACTATCGTATGATGGGCGGCGCAGCGCCTATTTTTCCAAGGAGTTTATGACGGCGCTTCAGTTAATCGATAAATACCCTTATTTAGACCGTCCGATGCTCAGTTCTTGGGCCGGCGCCGTGGGGCAATGCCAGTTCATGCCCACCAGCTATTGGAATTTTGCCATCGACGGCAATAATAACGGCCGGGTCGATTTGTGGGAAGAACGCGAAGACGTATTGGCTTCCGCGGCCAATTATCTGATGAAATCGGGTTGGAAAGCCGGACAGCCTTGGGGCGTTGCGGCAAAGGGGGCGGAACACATCGATCCCAGCCAGACTGGACTGGAAGTGCAAAAACCAATCGCCGAATGGCTGCACTTGGGTGTGAAACCCGGAAAGATTGTTGGGATGAATATTACCGACCCGGCGTCGTTGATTATGCCGGATGGTCCCAAAGGCCCGGCCTTTTTGGTATTCAACAATTACCGAACGATCATGAGCTGGAACCGGTCGCATAATTTTGCGCTGACGGTTGGATCGTTGGCGGATCAGATCGCGGTACCCGGCAAATCAAAACAGAAATCAACTCCCTCCAACCATAAAAAACCATCCGTAAACCCATCAACGAATTCGGCTGATTATTTATAA